AGGCAAACAGGCTCTGTAATGAGTACGGCCTTGACACAATCACCACGGCCTCCACCATCGCCTGTTATTCTGAAATAGAAGGCATAAGGCCTTCACCGGAGAATCTGCTCTCCCACATCCGGATGATCGGGGAGAGGGAGGGGATTGGCGATGCACTTGCAGAGGGATCGAAGAGATTTGCCGAAAGCCGCGGACTGCCTGGGCTGAGCATGTCGGTCAAGGGACTTGAACTCCCCGCCTATGACCCCAGGGGGGCATACGGCATGGCCCTTGCCTATGCCACCTCCAACAGGGGAGGCTGCCATCTGAGGGCCTACCCCATCAGCTACGAGATCCTCAGGAAACCCGTTGCCGTGGAGAGGTTCTCCTTTGAGGGTAAGGCGCGGATGGTGAAGATATCGGAAGACAGCAATGCCGTGGTGGACTCCCTCACCACCTGCAAGTTTGTCTTCTTTGCCGCTTCTCTTGAGGAATACGCAAATGTGGTTAACGCGGTAACGGGCATGGATCACGACGTCCAGTCCCTTTTGAGGATTGGTGAGAGGATCTGGAACCTCGAAAGGTCCCTGAACACCCTGAACGGCTTCTCAAAAAAGGACGATGACCTCCCTGAAAGGTTCTTCAACGAGGAAGGATGCCCGGATGAAAATCTTAAAATCCCTCCCATAAACCGCAGGGATTTTCTTGATGCCTTACAAAGGTACTATAAAATAAGGGGATGGCGATAACGGCCTGACAGGCCCTGCAAATAAACCTCTCCGCCGCAGAGACGGCGGGGTATCGTAAACTTGATGTCTCTTCAGGGAGGCATGTGGGAGAATAAATAATGCAAGACAAACCACCCCGAAAGCGTTCGGGATTACGGGAATGACAAATAACTGTTATTTATACACAGACTCTGCTTAACAGGAACTAAGGGCATACGGGGTTCTGAATTGATAGGGATACTAAAGAAATATTCCGAAAAACTTTCAGCGCATGGGCTCTCAGAGCTGCGCCATACCGCCTTTTTCGCCATAGATGCCGGGATATCTCAATACGGTGGGGCAGCAGGGGAGATAAAGGGACTTGAGGATGCCCTCATTGCCGTCTTTGGGAAGATGAATATCAGTTCCCTTGTCTTTGCAATCCCCTCAGAGCCCTACCTTGGAATACTCAGGGAGCTACTTAAATGGGGAATAGGGTCAAACAGCACCATAGTTCCCGAGGACTGTGAAACACGGACCTTCTTTCATGATATCCCCGTGATTGAAGGTATCGACCCGGAGGGGATTGCCGGAGCCCTTGCAGAGAGGAAGTCCGTCATAACAGCAAAAATGCCGGCCATTATAAGCTATGGTACGGTTTCACCCGAGCAGGCCTTCATATCCTTCAGCTCCACCTGCTTCTCTACCTTTGTTAAGTACTTCTACGACCATCTCCGGTACCTGAATCTAAGCCGTAAATCAGGGACACCACCGGATCCCTCAAGGCTCAGGGCCTTCGAAGAGATTACAATGCACCTTGCCGAAGGCCCCCGCCTTTGGTCGGAGAGCTTGACCGAAGAGATCCCGATACCTGCTCTTAAGGACATGGGGCTAAGGCCGACAAAACCGGAAAACGAGCAAGGACTGCTCCGTATGATGCAAGAGGCCGGGAGAAAACTTGTCGAAGAAAGGCTTGTCGATTCGTACTTCGGAAATATATCTGCATATTATAACGAAACCATCTATATCAGCGAGACAGCCGCCTCCCTTGATGAACTCGAAGGGGCGATTGACCCGGTCCCTGTCGATGGTTCCTCCTCGATCGGGATAACCGCCTCATCGGAATTCCCCACACACCGGTCTGTTTACTCACAGACCCCTTACAGGTTCATACTCCACGGCCATCCGAAGTTTTCGGTTATCATGTCCATGGTGTGTGAAAAGGAATGCCCCTTCCGCGGCAGATGCCACAGGGCCTGTCCTGAAAAGAGGCATATCTGTGGCGCACCTGTAGTTCCGGGCGAGATCGGCACAGGTCCCGCAGGTATAGTAAACACCGTCCCCCGGGCATTTAAGAAGCACGACACGGTGATTGTCCTCGGACATGGTGTTTTTACGGCTGGCACGGATGGTTTCCAAAGACCCTTATTGAGAATGAAGGAGATTGAGGCGTGCGCAATGAAGGAGTATTTCAGAAATGAAAGAACTTATTCCGGATATCTATAAGAGGCTCCATACGGCCTTTGGTCCGCAGCACTGGTGGCCGGGTGACGGCCCCTTTGAAGTGATGGTGGGGGCAATACTTACGCAGAACACGAACTGGGGAAATGTGGAAAAGGCGATAAATAATCTCAAGGCCTCCGGCGTCCTTGATCCACTCTCCATATATAAAATGGACAACTCCACCCTGTCGGGGCTGATAAGGCCGGCCGGATACTACAACATAAAGGCAGAGAGGTTAAAGGCCTTCGTGGGGTACTTCACCAAAGGATACAGCGGGCAGGTCGGCAAAATGGAAAAGAGGAAAACCGAGGTGCTTAGAAAGGAACTCCTGGACATTAAAG
Above is a genomic segment from bacterium BMS3Abin08 containing:
- a CDS encoding L-fuculose phosphate aldolase, with translation MIGILKKYSEKLSAHGLSELRHTAFFAIDAGISQYGGAAGEIKGLEDALIAVFGKMNISSLVFAIPSEPYLGILRELLKWGIGSNSTIVPEDCETRTFFHDIPVIEGIDPEGIAGALAERKSVITAKMPAIISYGTVSPEQAFISFSSTCFSTFVKYFYDHLRYLNLSRKSGTPPDPSRLRAFEEITMHLAEGPRLWSESLTEEIPIPALKDMGLRPTKPENEQGLLRMMQEAGRKLVEERLVDSYFGNISAYYNETIYISETAASLDELEGAIDPVPVDGSSSIGITASSEFPTHRSVYSQTPYRFILHGHPKFSVIMSMVCEKECPFRGRCHRACPEKRHICGAPVVPGEIGTGPAGIVNTVPRAFKKHDTVIVLGHGVFTAGTDGFQRPLLRMKEIEACAMKEYFRNERTYSGYL
- the nth_1 gene encoding endonuclease III, which encodes MKELIPDIYKRLHTAFGPQHWWPGDGPFEVMVGAILTQNTNWGNVEKAINNLKASGVLDPLSIYKMDNSTLSGLIRPAGYYNIKAERLKAFVGYFTKGYSGQVGKMEKRKTEVLRKELLDIKGIGPETADSILLYALKRPVFVIDAYTKRVLSRHGILVGKADYNEFQELFHLVLPEDVVLFNEYHALFVRLGKELCRPKPRCDGCPLHPLLP